From a region of the Aphis gossypii isolate Hap1 unplaced genomic scaffold, ASM2018417v2 Contig00809, whole genome shotgun sequence genome:
- the LOC126555353 gene encoding uncharacterized protein LOC126555353: MDSLISELNKRKIAYEDINEKFKFLFCITEISSSEVRHQSAVLQKYYSKDLPVSFSNECIHFQSYLLTLPKDNAPKTILGMLQKIIKSDLQDVFPYISIALRMFLCCPASNCSAERSFSALKRIKTYLRSSTKDDRLNDLAILNIESELTVNINYDDIINKLSELKARRKM, from the coding sequence ATGGATTCTTTAATttctgaattaaataaaagaaaaatagctTACGAAGACATTaacgaaaaatttaaattcttattttgtattactgAAATTAGTTCATCTGAAGTTAGACATCAATCAgcagttttacaaaaatattactctAAAGATCTTCCTGTATCATTCTCAAATGAATGTATTCATTTTCAGAGCTACCTACTAACTTTACCAAAAGACAATGCTCCTAAAACCATTTTAGGAATGTtgcagaaaataataaaaagtgatTTACAAGATGTCTTTCCATATATTAGCATTGCTTTAAGAATGTTTTTATGTTGTCCAGCTTCAAACTGCTCAGCAGAGAGAAGTTTTAGTGCTTTGAAGAGGATTAAAACTTACTTAAGATCTAGTACCAAAGATGATCGTCTGAATGATCTAGCAATACTAAATATAGAGTCAGAATTaacagttaatataaattatgatgatattataaataagttgaGTGAGTTAAAAGCTCgtagaaaaatgtaa
- the LOC126555354 gene encoding uncharacterized protein LOC126555354, with amino-acid sequence MGCMNNCTEDVNGKVAIGNSVVTVNNQTNNSKISIINDLLDPANKLPTNTVELRNRILQGPYQLELTIYPRTQQGDKKRSFQAIWFKIYKWLEYSPSLDKAFCFSCRFFRGSNLNLGQIDYTFLVNGFTNWYKSQESFRKHQLSKYHLLSSGSLKQYLDCKPIDVLLNHEMEIIHTKKEADRKQNRKVMERLIDVVICLSKCEKPLRGHDESEKSLQKGLYLEIVQLLTKYDLVLKNHFENGPKNARYTSSSIQNDLIFSIQNVVKWSIKEKFNQKYISIIADETSDVGHHEQISIIFRYFDNSTKRPVEVFVGLRRLHFVKAESIFSVLDDIMIEYNQNWNSVLAVCFDGASTMSGHISGVQARSLEEICDSTQFCEYRAKGLGLLSQMKSFNFVFALFTMEPILQIILKVSSALQSPVLDLVSAVELIKNLKSAIVRIRNNPEILKSMKKFTDKQLRCAINMKLPFQG; translated from the exons atgGGTTGTATGAATAATTGTACTGAAGATGTAAATGGTAAAGTAGCCATAGGAAATTCAG ttgtgaCAGTTAATAATCAGACaaacaatagtaaaatttcaataattaatgatttattggaTCCTGCAAATAAGTTACCAACAAATACTGTTGAACTGAGGAACAGAATACTTCAAGGACCATATCAGCTCGAGCTTACAATTTATCCAAGAACACAACAAGGAGATAAGAAACGTTCGTTTCAAGCAATTTGgtttaagatttataaatgGCTTGAATACAGTCCAAGTTTAGACAAagcattttgtttttcatgcCGTTTCTTTAGAggaagtaatttaaatttagggcAAATTGACTATACTTTTTTAGTTAACGGTTTTACAAACTGGTATAAAAGTCAGGAGTCTTTTAGAAAACATCAATTATCTAAATACCATCTCCTTAGCTCTGGctcattaaaacaatatctcGATTGCAAACCTATAGATGTTTTATTGAATCATGAAAtggaaattatacatacaaagaAAGAAGCTGATCGTAAACAAAATCGAAAAGTTATGGAGCGATTAATTGACGTTGTAATTTGTTTATCAAAGTGTGAAAAACCATTACGAGGACACGATGAGTCAGAAAAAAGTCTTCAAAAAGGACTTTATCTTGAGATAGTCCAATTATTAACCAAATATGATCTAGtactaaaaaatcattttgaaaacGGTCCAAAAAATGCTAGATATACAAGTAGTTCCATTCAAAATGACTTAATTTTTTCCATTCAAAATGTTGTCAAATGgtcaataaaagaaaaatttaatcaaaaatatatttcaatcattGCAGATGAAACGAGTGATGTTGGGCACCATGAACAAATTTCTATAATCTTtcgttattttgataattcaaCAAAAAGACCAGTTGAAGTATTTGTTGGTTTAAGAAGACTTCATTTTGTCAAAGCAGAATCAATATTTTCTGTTCTTGATGATATAATGATAGAATACAACCAAAACTGGAACTCTGTATTAGCTGTTTGCTTTGATGGGGCATCAACAATGTCTGGTCACATCTCTGGGGTACAAGCTCGTT catTAGAAGAAATTTGTGATAGTACTCAATTTTGTGAATACAGAGCCAAAGGTCTTGGACTCTTAAGTCAaatgaaaagttttaattttgtttttgcctTATTTACAATGGAGcctattttacaaataattctaaaagtgAGTTCAGCTCTTCAATCTCCAGTTTTAGATTTAGTATCAGCTGTTgagttgattaaaaatttgaaatcagCAATTGTCAGAATAAGAAACAATCCTGAAATCCTGAAGAGTATGAAGAAGTTTACAGACAAACAATTGAGATGTGCAATAAACATGAAATTACCATTCCAGgggtaa